A part of Brassica rapa cultivar Chiifu-401-42 chromosome A05, CAAS_Brap_v3.01, whole genome shotgun sequence genomic DNA contains:
- the LOC103867157 gene encoding non-specific lipid-transfer protein 1 gives MKWCKFISVALMSLLITLASVEAAGECGRMPIGQAAASLSPCLAATKNPRGKVPPVCCAKVGALIRTNPRCLCAVMLSPLAKKAGINPGVAIAIPKRCNIRNRPSGKRCGRYIVP, from the exons ATGAAGTGGTGTAAGTTTATATCCGTGGCTTTGATGAGTCTTCTGATCACATTGGCTTCCGTTGAGGCGGCTGGTGAGTGTGGTCGCATGCCCATTGGTCAAGCTGCGGCTAGCTTGAGTCCGTGTTTGGCTGCTACAAAGAACCCCAGGGGTAAGGTTCCACCGGTTTGTTGTGCCAAAGTGGGTGCTCTCATTAGAACCAACCCTCGTTGTCTTTGTGCTGTCATGCTCTCTCCTTTGGCCAAGAAAGCTGGAATCAATCCTGGAGTCGCAATCGCTATTCCTAAACGCTGTAACATCCGCAACCGCCCGTCTGGCAAGCGATGTGGAC GTTACATTGTTCCATGA
- the LOC103867156 gene encoding protein NRT1/ PTR FAMILY 5.6, protein MEHKKIGSENQDSYDDQQKWVLDSSFDSKGHVPLRARTGAWRAAFFIIAIEFSERLSYYGLATNLVVYLTTILHQDLKTAIRNANYWAGVTTLMPLLGGFVADAYLGRYTTVLVATTIYLMGLVLLTLSWFIPGLKPCHQEVCLEPRKAHEIAFFIAIYLISIGTGGHKPSLESFGADQFDEGHAEERKMKMSYFNWWSAGLCAGILTAVIVIVFIEDRVGWGVASIILTAVMTISLLIFLVGKPFYRYRKPLGSPLTPMLQVFVAAFAKRKLPYPSDPSLLHEVSKAELNNGRLLSHTTHVKFLDKAAIIEDNTPQALQKQSPWRLATLTKVEETKLIINMIPIWLSVLVFGICAAQASTFFIKQATVMDRHVSGKNSFTIPPASIYCLTAITLIMYVTVYDKLLVPFLRRNTQNQRGINILQRVGIGMFFAVITMIIAALVEKKRLDLLTEQNRPMSVFWLAPQFIVLGVAEGFTLVGLQEYFYDQVPDSMRSLGIAF, encoded by the exons ATGGAGCATAAAAAGATTGGTTCAGAAAATCAAGATTCGTACGATGATCAACAGAAATGGGTCCTTGATTCTTCTTTTGACAGCAAAGGACATGTTCCTCTCCGGGCTCGAACTGGCGCTTGGAGAGCTGCATTCTTCATCATTG CAATCGAGTTCAGCGAGAGATTGAGTTACTACGGGTTAGCTACGAACTTAGTGGTCTACCTAACAACAATTCTCCACCAAGACCTAAAGACGGCTATAAGAAATGCGAACTACTGGGCTGGTGTCACTACTTTGATGCCTCTTCTAGGAGGTTTTGTAGCAGATGCTTATCTTGGCCGTTACACCACTGTCTTGGTTGCAACCACCATTTACCTTATG GGTTTGGTCCTTTTAACATTGTCCTGGTTCATACCGGGATTGAAACCTTGTCATCAAGAAGTATGCCTTGAACCTAGGAAAGCACACGAGATAGCCTTCTTCATTGCCATATACTTGATCTCCATAGGTACTGGAGGTCATAAACCTTCCCTTGAGAGCTTTGGTGCTGACCAGTTCGACGAGGGTCATGCtgaagaaagaaagatgaagatgtCTTATTTTAACTGGTGGAGCGCTGGTCTATGTGCCGGCATTCTAACGGCTGTGATTGTTATTGTCTTTATTGAAGACCGGGTTGGTTGGGGTGTTGCTAGCATCATACTCACTGCAGTTATGACTATATCACTTCTCATATTCCTCGTAGGGAAACCATTCTATCGTTACCGGAAGCCTTTGGGTAGCCCTTTGACGCCAATGTTGCAGGTCTTTGTTGCCGCCTTTGCCAAAAGAAAGCTTCCTTATCCCTCTGATCCTTCTCTCCTTCACGAAGTTTCCAAGGCAGAGTTAAACAATGGACGGCTTCTCTCCCACACAACGCATGTCAA ATTTCTTGACAAGGCAGCAATAATAGAAGACAACACTCCTCAAGCACTCCAGAAACAGAGTCCATGGAGGCTGGCAACGTTAACAAAAGTAGAGGAGACAAAGCTGATCATCAACATGATCCCCATATGGCTCTCCGTGTTGGTCTTTGGCATTTGTGCTGCACAAGCTTCGACTTTTTTCATCAAACAAGCAACCGTCATGGACAGACACGTATCCGGCAAAAACAGCTTCACAATCCCTCCAGCATCCATTTACTGTCTCACAGCTATCACATTGATCATGTACGTCACCGTCTATGATAAACTCCTTGTTCCTTTCCTAAGACGCAACACACAGAACCAAAGAGGCATCAATATTCTCCAAAGGGTCGGGATCGGTATGTTTTTCGCTGTCATCACAATGATCATTGCAGCTCTAGTTGAGAAAAAACGACTTGACCTCCTTACCGAACAGAACAGACCCATGAGTGTGTTTTGGCTTGCTCCTCAGTTCATAGTCCTTGGCGTTGCAGAGGGGTTCACACTGGTTGGACTTCAAGAGTACTTCTACGACCAAGTCCCGGATTCTATGAGAAGCTTAGGTATAGCGTTTTAA